Genomic segment of Paenibacillus sp. FSL R5-0912:
TCTGTAAACCACGGGCGGAATCCGCCTGTCCGCAGCACTTCATGTTCTTTTCGCAAAGAGATCAGCTGTTTGTACCATTCCTGCAGCAGGATATTCTGATCCTGAGCTTCCCAGACCATCGGCTGCCGGCAGTGGGGATCCGTAGCCCCTTCCATTCCAACTTCATCGCCGTAATAAATCATAGGCAGACCGATATAGGTCATCTGGAAAAATACAGCCAGCTTCATCCGGCTTAAGCTTGTGGATTCCCGGTCCCAGCCCCTGCCTCCCTGCTTGCAGGCAGTCAGAAAACGTAAGGTGTCATGACTGCCCAGCAGCTGGAACATAGCTGAATTAGCCTGATCATTGTAGAGAGCTTCCTGGTGCAGCACCTGCTCCATAAAGCGGACCGGGCCCGCAGATTGTCCGGCAAAAAACTCCAGCACCGCATCCCGCAGCACGTAGTTCATCCCGCCGTCGAACTGGTCTCCCCGGAGCCATGGTCCGGAAGCATGCATAATCTCACCAATCAGCAGGAGCTCGGGGAACTCGGCCTTCAATTCCCGGCGGAACCTCGGCCAGAAGGCCGGGGTCACTTCATTGGCCACATCCAGCCTCCAGCCGTCGATTCCCGCCTCCCGTACCCAATACTTGGCTACCTCTATCATATAGTCGGCTACATCCGGATGATCCATATTCAGCTTCGGCATGCTGGCTTCCGCTTTGGCGAAGGTCTCGTAGCTAGGAACCGGCGCCTGGCGTACAGGGAAAGAACGGATATAGAACCAGTCTTTATACGGGGATGCCTCTCCACGCTCCAACACATCCCTGAAGGCAAAGAACGTATCCCCGGCATGATTGAATACCGCATCGAGCAGAACCTTCATCCCGTGTCGGTGTGCTGTATCAACCAGCATTATCAGATCCTCCATCGTACCAAAGCCCGGGTCCACCTTGTAATAATCCGATGTATTGTATTTATGCTCAGAAGGCGATTCGAAGATCGGAGTCATATAAATGGCGGTCACACCCAGCCCGTGCAAATAGGGGATTTTGTCCGCAATGCCTTGTAATGTCCCCTGGTTGAAGCTGCTGGGATAAATCTGATAAACAATCGCATCTGCTGTCCAGGAAGGCAGCAGGGTTGCCTGCGGACGGTGAATATATGCATATTGAAAAGCCCCTGCCTGCTCACGGTTCTCAGATATTCCCCTCTCTCCATACCATACATTTTCCCCTGTGGAATTCTTGATATGGAACTGATACCGGCATTTGCCGGTCTCCGTCCGGAGTACCGCCTCATGAATGTCATATGCCCCGGCAGAACCGGTCCGCTCCATCTCCTGCGGAAGCTCGCTGCCAGGTGAATCGTAGCGGTCGGAATGGATAACGGTACAATTGAGCGACTGTCCGCTCTGCACAAATAAACGCAATTTAAGGGTGCCGGGACCTACAGGGAAAGCGAAAGGGTCTTCGGCTGTATGGTAAAGAAATAAATGCTTGGACATTAGGTTCATTCTCCTTTGGTACTGCATAGAGTAGCTTGCACAATCTGTGTTATTATGGCAGGTAGAACGAGTTCACTGTCATGGATTACAAATACCGTTATGACCGAGAGGGATCGCTATGAAAGTTACGATTAAGGATATCGCCCAGGCGGCAGGGGTTGCCAAATCCACCGTATCCAAGGTAATGAATGACTCTCCCAAAATATCCGAGGAAACGAAAAC
This window contains:
- a CDS encoding alpha amylase N-terminal ig-like domain-containing protein, which codes for MSKHLFLYHTAEDPFAFPVGPGTLKLRLFVQSGQSLNCTVIHSDRYDSPGSELPQEMERTGSAGAYDIHEAVLRTETGKCRYQFHIKNSTGENVWYGERGISENREQAGAFQYAYIHRPQATLLPSWTADAIVYQIYPSSFNQGTLQGIADKIPYLHGLGVTAIYMTPIFESPSEHKYNTSDYYKVDPGFGTMEDLIMLVDTAHRHGMKVLLDAVFNHAGDTFFAFRDVLERGEASPYKDWFYIRSFPVRQAPVPSYETFAKAEASMPKLNMDHPDVADYMIEVAKYWVREAGIDGWRLDVANEVTPAFWPRFRRELKAEFPELLLIGEIMHASGPWLRGDQFDGGMNYVLRDAVLEFFAGQSAGPVRFMEQVLHQEALYNDQANSAMFQLLGSHDTLRFLTACKQGGRGWDRESTSLSRMKLAVFFQMTYIGLPMIYYGDEVGMEGATDPHCRQPMVWEAQDQNILLQEWYKQLISLRKEHEVLRTGGFRPWFTDEPRNVLGYVRRSEQDRMGLIINNSPNAYQLELCNYRSDKTVLVDLLSGLTIRTDKRILVEIEPFGCLMLY